The Solenopsis invicta isolate M01_SB chromosome 12, UNIL_Sinv_3.0, whole genome shotgun sequence genome window below encodes:
- the LOC105195998 gene encoding uncharacterized protein LOC105195998, whose translation MITRQDLLATLLAPANAPFNGKVALGHIFFSENLASVGSIVQSRSGTPGFFGAPVMSTALAWRRRAASSARMRTGGGGAASCPTLSLSSPQPSPHGRKASPPASRGLRTLPQPSFLTSSGSGRLRASERARERNGEREREKIRGWCVAARSGAARRTRRRRRRRRHETSRSLLSVGAVVAERSGKRKAHTIPHTTSLLARSLAITLNSRQDGGRGGEAPSAHLALATGDKILVTVESALPDILVVSFVQGAKCFQGALLDATKRGLPCGVQPPEPILDPDGDKLATIAARFSYFQEKRSASSSSAATVVAKVDLRRSINPPARYKNARPTVRLRPRQVLCSKCRSICNENSENVDVSRKRKHEDAQQQQQSQQMISGSTRRSDRRCGQQPQKTQRTLLSECRAENAISNQATTKTTSSTTESSKLGASLIPKLSRLQPTEISNAESSQLSDNVKVAASAQSSQWLVRNEEEASLRNVLTSQERVVESTADCDNNPSTAYCATPRRLSSSSVESAKIPEEEDKKTFAAADSTMRLRTGRVPRKKRSVGSMEDLWDESVFEDPTRTARTTPVIKISFGAQGEGTVLKIPAKPQDPDAYEQETDDADDAQQERDPLELPRSFGDDYEGEEDGQEQVDPQKQGDVVKDASAKAAKRALKKAKKEARRKMLGGVSPARSPCNGSPRYNPTYDPLLHHRRKHKVKHKKKHKEGRKHKNQQQEQPQPEQSSLDSLDQTQEQQQQSQPQPQQQQQQQNWNVLPGGGESYRAIKEQCLKQKLSISLKRLNTNAYARCDYPVSNASSGCKSSGGSSDELSEHEPEVETAPDFPPHQSHPLVMRLAATPVAHCLTTNGRRMDVGDVVWGKIHGFPWWPGKVLSITVSCKEDGTSSSPQAHVAWYGSSTSSLMSCDQLSPFLETFKTRYNKKKRGPYKEAIRQAQNEARSQITPNSTSSVLNVCGSPREVNVLS comes from the exons ATGATCACGCGACAAGATCTTCTTGCTACGCTACTGGCACCGGCGAACGCGCCCTTCAATGGGAAAGTTGCGCTAGGCCAC ATTTTCTTCTCTGAAAATTTGGCATCGGTTGGTAGTATTGTTCAGTCGCGAAGCGGAACTCCAGGATTCTTTGGAGCGCCCGTTATGAGTACAGCCCTGGCGTGGCGGCGGCGGGCCGCCTCCAGCGCGCGCATGCGCACCGGGGGTGGCGGAGCAGCCAGCTGT CCCACACTCAGTCTCTCCTCCCCCCAACCCTCCCCCCACGGCCGTAAAGCCTCGCCGCCCGCCTCACGCGGTCTTCGCACACTGCCGCAGCCGTCGTTCCTCACGTCATCCGGTTCGGGCAGactgcgagcgagcgagcgagcgagggagagaaacggagagagggagagagagaagatacGAGGGTGGTGCGTCGCGGCGCGGagcggagcggcgcggcgcacgagacgacgacggcgacgacggcggcacGAGACGAGCCGCTCGCTCCTCTCGGTCGGCGCGGTCGTAGCGGAGCGAAGCGGAAAGCGCAAAGCCCACACCATACCACACACCACCAGCTTACTCGCACGCTCGCTCGCAATAACTCTAAACTCGAGGCAAGATGGCGGCCGCGGCGGGGAGGCCCCGTCCGCGCACCTCGCGCTTGCCACGGGCGACAAGATCCTCGTGACCGTTGAATCCGCGTTGCCCGACATCCTCGTGGTATCTTTCGTCCAAGGCGCCAAGTGCTTCCAAGGTGCGCTCCTCGACGCCACTAAGAG GGGCCTTCCCTGCGGTGTTCAGCCTCCGGAGCCGATACTAGATCCCGATGGCGACAAGTTGGCAACGATCGCGGCGCGTTTCAGCTACTTCCAGGAGAAGAGGAGTGCGTCGTCATCGTCGGCAGCCACCGTCGTCGCCAAAGTCGACCTTCGCAGGAGCATCAATCCGCCCGCTAGATACAAGAACGCGAGGCCTACAGTGAGATTGAGACCTCGCCAGGTGCTCTGTAGCAAGTGCCGGTCGATTTGCAACGAGAATAGTGAGAACGTCGACGTCAGCAGAAAGCGGAAGCATGAGGACgcgcagcaacaacagcaatcGCAGCAG ATGATCTCGGGGTCTACAAGAAGAAGCGACCGACGTTGCGGTCAGCAACCGCAGAAGACTCAGCGGACGTTGCTGTCGGAATGCCGAGCGGAAAACGCGATTTCCAATCAagcgacgacgaagacgacaaGTTCGACTACCGAATCGTCGAAGCTTGGAGCGTCGTTGATCCCAAAACTGTCGAGATTGCAGCCTACTGAGATCAGCAATGCGGAATCCAGTCAATTATCTG ACAACGTGAAGGTCGCTGCGAGCGCACAGTCTTCACAGTGGCTTGTCAGAAACGAAGAGGAGGCGTCCTTGAGGAACGTGCTGACGTCGCAGGAACGGGTGGTGGAGTCCACCGCTGATTGCGACAATAATCCCTCGACAGCTTATTGCGCCACGCCGAGGAGACTCAGTAGTTCGTCAGTAGAGAGCGCGAAAATTCCTGAAGAAGAGGACAAGAAAACCTTCGCGGCCGCGGACTCGACGATGAGACTGAGAACTGGCAGAGTGCCAAGGAAGAAGCGTTCGGTGGGTTCGATGGAGGATCTCTGGGATGAATCGGTGTTCGAGGATCCCACAAGAACTGCGAGGACTACGCCAGTGATCAAGATCTCATTTGGTGCGCAAGGTGAAGGGACTGTTCTCAAGATACCCGCAAAACCTCAGGATCCTGACGCATACGAGCAGGAGACGGACGATGCCGATGACGCTCAGCAAGAGAGAGATCCTCTAGAACTGCCTAGATCCTTCGGTGATGATTATGAGGGCGAGGAGGACGGACAGGAACAAGTGGATCCTCAAAAGCAGGGTGACGTAGTAAAGGACGCCAGTGCAAAAGCGGCGAAACGGGCTCTGAAGAAAGCCAAGAAAGAGGCTAGAAGAAAGATGTTGGGCGGAGTATCACCAGCGAGATCGCCTTGCAACGGATCGCCGAG aTATAACCCCACGTATGATCCACTTTTACATCATCGTCGGAAGCACAAGGTGAAACATAAAAAGAAGCATAAGGAAGGTAGAAAGCACAAGAACCAGCAACAAGAACAACCGCAACCTGAACAATCCTCTTTGGATTCCTTAGACCAAACACAGGAACAGCAACAGCAGTCGCAGCCGCAGccgcagcagcaacagcagcagcagaaTTGGAATGTTTTACCAGGCGGCGGTGAGTCCTATAGAGCTATTAAGGAACAGTGCCTGAAACAGAAGCTGTCGATATCCCTGAAGAGGCTGAACACGAATGCGTACGCGCGTTGTGATTATCCCGTGAGCAACGCGTCCTCCGGCTGCAAGAGTTCCGGGGGTAGTAGCGACGAGTTGAGCGAACACGAACCGGAAGTAGAGACCGCGCCGGATTTTCCACCCCATCAGTCGCATCCTTTGGTCATGCGCCTCGCCGCCACCCCCGTAGCGCACTGTCTTACGACCAACGGCAGACGGATGGACGTGGGCGACGTCGTATGGGGCAAAATCCATGGCTTTCCCTGGTGGCCTGGCAAG GTATTAAGTATCACAGTATCTTGCAAAGAAGACGGTACTTCGTCGAGTCCTCAGGCTCATGTAGCTTGGTACGGATCGTCAACGAGTTCGCTGATGTCCTGTGATCAATTAAGTCCCTTTCTGGAAACCTTTAAG ACGCGATATAACAAGAAAAAGCGCGGCCCATACAAAGAAGCGATACGGCAGGCCCAAAACGAGGCTCGAAGTCAAATCACGCCTAATTCAACTAGCAGCGTGTTGAACGTCTGCGGTTCGCCACGCGAAGTCAACGTCCTCTCCTAA
- the LOC105205911 gene encoding uncharacterized protein LOC105205911 isoform X1, protein MSRFPLIFRGRTGAACHRRPGSSLACAAPLCRWRRDASRRDATRGCIAGRRIMIHVSSGSAHRYDRVKRKGAAFLTSLFKSRKLAVGMKINEDEEMERAPRVETPAIITNACRRSGSESDSAMSRIPSTLSVTAVDVVVSCQPSPSHSILTLTPGRTRNIDQDMEALRLSRQDNPFLQVLASRESLVESIEESESDDAILMSQEYGDADPLTLAQVHEHLVRSPPPASWPNSTAFQFPNQDESITPGKNDAALLVKSPSKTPSHRGNDHELSRSETTTDIRDRHSHPFSLLHPTPIRSLSEVRRLHRSADDSVQLMSNE, encoded by the exons ATGAGCCGGTTTCCTTTGATTTTCCGGGGTAGGACCGGCGCGGCGTGCCACCGCCGGCCGGGATCCTCTCTCGCGTGCGCCGCACCCTTGTGTCGTTGGCGTCGCGACGcatcgcgacgcgacgcaacgcgagGATGCATCGCCGGCAG ACGAATTATGATACACGTGTCATCGGGAAGCGCGCACAGATATGATCGGGTGAAACGCAAAGGAGCGGCTTTCCTAACGAGTCTGTTTAAATCAAGAAAACTGGCGGTAGGGATGAAGATTAACGAAGACGAAGAGATGGAACGCGCGCCCAGGGTGGAGACTCCTG CAATTATTACCAATGCTTGCCGCCGGAGCGGCTCGGAGAGTGACAGCGCGATGTCGCGAATTCCGTCGACCTTGAGTGTGACAGCGGTGGACGTCGTCGTCTCCTGTCAGCCGTCACCCTCGCATTCAATTTTGACCCTGACACCCGGTAGAACGCGTAACATCGATCAGGACATGGAGGCACTCAGACTGAGTCGTCAGGACAACCCTTTTCTACAG GTGTTAGCGAGTCGAGAGAGCCTCGTGGAATCGATCGAGGAGTCCGAGTCCGACGATGCGATTTTAATGTCGCAG GAATACGGTGACGCGGATCCGCTCACACTCGCGCAGGTACATGAGCATCTGGTACGCAGTCCACCCCCAGCTTCGTGGCCCAATTCCACGGCCTTCCAGTTTCCCAATCAGGATGAAAGTATCACTCCAGGCAAAAATGATGCGGCACTCCTAGTCAAGAGTCCGTCAAAGACGCCCTCGCATCGCGGTAACGACCACGAGCTCTCCAGGAGCGAGACGACGACCGATATTAGAG atcgTCATTCTCATCCGTTCTCGTTGCTACACCCGACGCCGATTCGCTCCTTGTCGGAAGTTCGACGACTTCATCGATCGGCCGACGATAGCGTGCAGCTCATGTCGAACGAATAA
- the LOC105205911 gene encoding uncharacterized protein LOC105205911 isoform X2, translating to MIHVSSGSAHRYDRVKRKGAAFLTSLFKSRKLAVGMKINEDEEMERAPRVETPAIITNACRRSGSESDSAMSRIPSTLSVTAVDVVVSCQPSPSHSILTLTPGRTRNIDQDMEALRLSRQDNPFLQVLASRESLVESIEESESDDAILMSQEYGDADPLTLAQVHEHLVRSPPPASWPNSTAFQFPNQDESITPGKNDAALLVKSPSKTPSHRGNDHELSRSETTTDIRDRHSHPFSLLHPTPIRSLSEVRRLHRSADDSVQLMSNE from the exons ATGATACACGTGTCATCGGGAAGCGCGCACAGATATGATCGGGTGAAACGCAAAGGAGCGGCTTTCCTAACGAGTCTGTTTAAATCAAGAAAACTGGCGGTAGGGATGAAGATTAACGAAGACGAAGAGATGGAACGCGCGCCCAGGGTGGAGACTCCTG CAATTATTACCAATGCTTGCCGCCGGAGCGGCTCGGAGAGTGACAGCGCGATGTCGCGAATTCCGTCGACCTTGAGTGTGACAGCGGTGGACGTCGTCGTCTCCTGTCAGCCGTCACCCTCGCATTCAATTTTGACCCTGACACCCGGTAGAACGCGTAACATCGATCAGGACATGGAGGCACTCAGACTGAGTCGTCAGGACAACCCTTTTCTACAG GTGTTAGCGAGTCGAGAGAGCCTCGTGGAATCGATCGAGGAGTCCGAGTCCGACGATGCGATTTTAATGTCGCAG GAATACGGTGACGCGGATCCGCTCACACTCGCGCAGGTACATGAGCATCTGGTACGCAGTCCACCCCCAGCTTCGTGGCCCAATTCCACGGCCTTCCAGTTTCCCAATCAGGATGAAAGTATCACTCCAGGCAAAAATGATGCGGCACTCCTAGTCAAGAGTCCGTCAAAGACGCCCTCGCATCGCGGTAACGACCACGAGCTCTCCAGGAGCGAGACGACGACCGATATTAGAG atcgTCATTCTCATCCGTTCTCGTTGCTACACCCGACGCCGATTCGCTCCTTGTCGGAAGTTCGACGACTTCATCGATCGGCCGACGATAGCGTGCAGCTCATGTCGAACGAATAA
- the LOC105195997 gene encoding uridine 5'-monophosphate synthase — translation METEKMIDLEELAIELYNIQAVKFGEFETKIGLITPIYFDLRIIISHPKLMLKLAKALWKLQDNSSKVSRICGIPYTALPLATLISALEEVPMLIKRKEAKSYGTKKLIEGAFLPGETCVIIEDIITSGSSVLETVNVLRKENLKVTEVYVIIDREQGGRKNLENHGIKVKSLFEITQFMKYLLKAGKITPDTIENINNYLAMNKAPSISVQGVPDDRLKLPYAERANLTTNPLASKLLKLMESKQTNLCLSADLKEMDAILELADVAGPHIAVLKTHVDIIDNFNETFIVRLKELARQHKFLLMEDRKFSDIGSTVSLQYRHGLYRIAEWADLITVHSVPGASIIDALKKALENITEPRGIFLVAEMSSENALTTSDYLKRTVSIAEEASDLVIGLVCQSNLLAQPGLLQLTPGVRLSKSGDGLGQQYNNPQSVINAGADLAVVGRGITESPHGYLTATLEYKRELWNAYKERINTSNT, via the exons ATGGAGACAGAAAAAATGATCGATTTAGAAGAATTAgcaatagaattatataatattcaggcCGTGAAATTCGGAGAATTTGAGACAAAAATCGGCCTGATAACACCAATATATTTTGATCTGCGAATAATAATTTCTCATCCCAAATTGATG TTGAAGTTGGCAAAAGCTCTATGGAAACTACAAGATAATTCTTCAAAAGTATCCCGAATATGTGGCATCCCATACACCGCATTGCCATTAGCCACCTTGATATCAGCGCTGGAGGAGGTCCCTATGTtaataaagagaaaagaagCAAAATCATATGGCACAAAGAAATTAATCGAGGGTGCCTTCTTGCCTGGTGAGACCTGCGTAATCATCGAAGATATTATTACAAGTGGTAGCAGTGTCCTGGAGACTGTCAATGTATTGAGAAAGGAAAATCTGAAAGTGACAGAGGTTTATGTGATAATCGATAGGGAGCAGGGTGGCAGAAAGAATCTCGAGAACCACGGGATCAAAGTCAAGAGTCTATTTGAGATAACGCAATTCATGAAGTATCTCCTTAAAGCTGGCAAGATTACGCCTGACACAATCGAGAATATTAACAATTACTTGGCAATGAATAAGGCACCAAGCATTTCCGTGCAAg GCGTGCCAGACGATAGACTAAAGCTGCCATATGCTGAACGCGCCAATTTAACAACGAATCCGTTGGCTTCGAAGCTGCTAAAATTAATGGAATCAAAGCAAACTAATCTCTGTTTGTCAGCCGATTTGAAAGAAATGGACGCGATTTTGGAATTAGCGGACGTGGCGGGGCCTCATATCGCCGTCTTGAAGACGCATGTAGATATTATAGACAATTTTAACGAAACGTTCATTGTACGACTTAAAGAACTGGCGAGGCAgcacaaatttttattgatggAGGATCGTAAGTTTAGCGATATCGGCAGCACGGTATCCTTGCAGTACAGGCATGGCTTGTACAGGATTGCCGAATGGGCCGATTTGATCACAGTTCATTCGGTACCGGGTGCGTCTATCATTGACGCGCTGAAGAAAGCTCTAGAGAACATCACTGAGCCCCGCGGAATTTTTCTGGTTGCCGAGATGTCGAGCGAAAATGCATTAACCACCAGCGATTATCTGAAGAGAACGGTCTCGATAGCAGAGGAAGCTTCCGATTTGGTGATAGGTCTAGTGTGCCAATCCAATCTCTTGGCGCAACCCGGACTGCTGCAATTAACGCCTGGTGTCAGACTATCTAAAAGTGGCGACGGTCTAGGTCAGCAATACAACAATCCGCAATCGGTTATCAATGCAGGTGCTGATTTAGCAGTTGTTGGTAGAGGTATCACGGAATCACCTCACGGTTATCTGACGGCCACTTTAGAATATAAAAGAGAACTTTGGAATGCGTACAAGGAACGAATAAACACATCCAATACgtga